From the genome of Haloterrigena sp. KLK7, one region includes:
- a CDS encoding molybdopterin-binding protein, with amino-acid sequence MTETDSSEDRETEGTEEAPEAPPGENRDADEQRSDERDEIDGRTLGVSVVTIATDRSLESDPAGEAIVTGLKKADHEIVTREHIGSEHDRVQSIISRMLDRDDIDVIVTGGSTSVEPGDVTVEAVEPLLGKRLAAFEDLFTSLAYEAVGTRVIAARTIAGVTEGTPVFCLPGNEDAVRLALDEIILPEIHNLVSLAREDIAQDRWAVDEAALEDGEATEDERETETTDADESEPTEEPASEPDDGGE; translated from the coding sequence ATGACCGAGACGGACTCGAGCGAGGACCGGGAGACCGAAGGGACCGAGGAGGCCCCGGAAGCGCCGCCGGGGGAAAATCGCGACGCGGACGAGCAGCGATCCGACGAGAGAGACGAGATCGACGGCCGCACGCTCGGCGTCAGCGTCGTGACGATCGCGACGGACCGGTCGCTCGAGTCCGACCCGGCCGGCGAGGCGATCGTCACGGGGCTGAAGAAGGCCGACCACGAGATAGTCACGCGGGAGCACATCGGGAGCGAGCACGACCGCGTCCAGTCGATCATCTCGCGGATGCTCGACCGCGACGACATCGACGTCATCGTCACCGGCGGGTCGACCAGCGTCGAACCCGGCGACGTCACCGTCGAGGCCGTCGAACCGCTGCTCGGGAAGCGGCTGGCCGCGTTCGAGGACCTGTTCACCTCGCTGGCCTACGAGGCGGTCGGCACTCGCGTCATCGCGGCGCGGACAATTGCCGGCGTCACCGAGGGAACGCCGGTGTTCTGCCTGCCCGGGAACGAGGACGCGGTGCGACTCGCCCTCGACGAGATCATCCTGCCGGAGATCCACAACCTCGTCAGCCTCGCTCGCGAGGACATCGCACAGGACAGGTGGGCCGTCGACGAAGCCGCGCTCGAGGACGGCGAGGCGACCGAGGACGAACGCGAGACCGAGACGACGGACGCGGACGAGAGCGAGCCCACCGAGGAACCCGCATCCGAACCCGACGACGGAGGCGAGTGA
- a CDS encoding zinc-binding dehydrogenase → MQAVKITEHGDTDVIEYGEYPDPEVDRDEVLVDVKAAALNHLDIWTRRGMPGIDLEMPHVPGSDAAGVVEEVGADVTRFEEGDRVAVTAGVGDLRMDDPTLDPRFHIIGEHVQGVHSEYAAVPEDNLIPVPEDVDWAVAGSSCLVFQTAWRMLIDRADLEAGEKVLVLGASGGVGHAALQIADYAGAEVYATGSTEEKLDYAREHGADHVCNYEEEDFADWVLAETDGRGVDVVVEHVGAPTWQDSLKSLTKGGRLVTCGGTGGGNPETDIPRIFWEQLQIIGSTMATPDQVDEVMDLVWDGTFEPAIREELPMSETPRAHEIIENREGFGKVVVRPDSEL, encoded by the coding sequence ATGCAGGCAGTCAAGATCACCGAGCACGGCGACACCGACGTCATCGAGTACGGGGAGTATCCGGACCCGGAGGTCGACCGCGACGAGGTGCTGGTCGACGTGAAGGCGGCGGCGCTGAACCACCTCGACATCTGGACGCGACGGGGAATGCCGGGGATCGACCTCGAGATGCCCCACGTTCCGGGCAGCGACGCCGCCGGCGTCGTCGAGGAGGTCGGCGCCGACGTCACTCGCTTCGAGGAAGGCGACCGCGTCGCCGTCACGGCCGGAGTCGGCGACCTGCGGATGGACGATCCCACGCTGGATCCCCGGTTCCACATCATCGGCGAGCACGTCCAGGGCGTCCACTCCGAGTACGCCGCGGTCCCCGAAGATAACCTGATCCCCGTCCCCGAGGACGTCGACTGGGCGGTCGCCGGCTCGAGCTGTCTGGTGTTCCAGACCGCGTGGCGGATGCTGATCGACCGCGCCGACCTCGAGGCCGGCGAAAAGGTCCTCGTGCTGGGCGCCAGCGGCGGGGTCGGCCACGCCGCCCTCCAGATCGCCGACTACGCGGGCGCGGAGGTCTACGCGACCGGCAGTACGGAGGAGAAACTCGACTACGCCCGCGAGCACGGCGCCGACCACGTCTGCAACTACGAGGAGGAGGACTTCGCCGACTGGGTCTTAGCGGAGACGGACGGCCGCGGCGTCGACGTCGTCGTCGAACACGTCGGCGCGCCCACCTGGCAGGACTCGCTGAAGAGCCTCACCAAGGGCGGCCGGCTGGTCACCTGCGGCGGTACCGGTGGGGGGAACCCCGAGACCGACATCCCGCGGATCTTCTGGGAACAGCTCCAGATCATCGGCTCGACGATGGCCACGCCCGACCAGGTCGACGAGGTGATGGACCTCGTCTGGGACGGCACCTTCGAGCCCGCGATCCGCGAGGAGCTGCCGATGAGCGAGACGCCCCGCGCCCACGAGATCATCGAGAACCGGGAGGGATTCGGGAAGGTCGTCGTGAGGCCAGACAGCGAACTGTAG
- a CDS encoding ABC transporter permease, with product MSTETHGGRDPTDDLEGSRRGRDVRRWLAQASAFTGRSIQEVRNSWLMLGWVIAFPAIMYLFFVAQGTEGPATADAITSIGIGVMGALFVCLYLFGDQLAGDLEDRRYAAYRSMPLSPAADLAGRMAAGLVLAVAAFAATILAGAATGAEYGLRGPESIPIVAVAGLLTCVFWMVVAIPIVLAADNERVAEWLTSMVAVGAFVLTGFNGALAELSPIEGEVLNYLPNTLPTRLLVYHLVPAENWAELGAAPPAMPTGLEFVALLAGYAILALAVGTALLNRYGYDRGWWP from the coding sequence ATGTCAACGGAGACACACGGCGGTCGCGACCCGACCGACGACCTCGAGGGGAGCCGACGGGGGCGAGACGTCCGGCGCTGGCTCGCACAGGCGAGCGCGTTCACCGGACGGAGCATACAGGAGGTCCGCAACAGCTGGCTGATGCTGGGCTGGGTGATCGCGTTTCCGGCGATCATGTACCTGTTTTTCGTCGCACAGGGAACGGAGGGGCCGGCGACGGCCGACGCGATCACATCGATCGGCATCGGCGTCATGGGCGCGCTGTTCGTCTGTCTCTACCTCTTCGGCGACCAGCTCGCGGGCGACCTCGAGGACCGTCGGTACGCGGCCTACCGGTCGATGCCGCTGTCGCCCGCGGCCGATCTCGCCGGACGGATGGCCGCCGGACTCGTCCTCGCGGTCGCCGCGTTCGCGGCGACGATCCTCGCGGGGGCGGCGACCGGCGCCGAGTACGGGCTGCGCGGGCCCGAGTCGATCCCGATCGTCGCCGTCGCGGGGCTGCTGACCTGCGTCTTCTGGATGGTCGTCGCGATCCCGATCGTGCTGGCCGCCGACAACGAGCGCGTCGCCGAGTGGCTGACGTCGATGGTCGCGGTCGGCGCCTTCGTCCTCACCGGCTTCAACGGCGCACTGGCCGAGCTCTCCCCGATCGAGGGCGAGGTGCTGAACTACCTCCCGAACACCCTTCCGACGCGGCTGCTCGTCTACCATCTCGTCCCCGCCGAAAACTGGGCCGAACTCGGCGCCGCGCCGCCGGCGATGCCGACCGGCCTCGAGTTCGTCGCCCTGCTGGCCGGCTACGCGATCCTCGCGCTCGCCGTCGGGACGGCCCTGTTGAACCGGTACGGCTACGACCGGGGGTGGTGGCCGTGA
- a CDS encoding ABC transporter ATP-binding protein yields MAVSDAVVTATGVRKSFDEEGVLENVDLTVEDGELLVLMGPNGVGKSVLLSCLAGSDRPSNGSVSVLGEPATARTDTTSFLLQDALCHEKLTGRENVAFYDRLHPDFTDAWRDYVERFEIDDALAKPVEDYSGGMKRKLELSIAASIDVPIYLLDEPTAALDLTTIQTVHELFREKRAAGKTLVVASHRPMDADVADRIAFLADGGIAATGTPDELLASLPAIVETGTAHTGELTDAIAGEPYAVAGNVRGFLPARGDVDDRDGAALVTETAAAAGIEPDALEVVEPTYTDLFNYYTNADAN; encoded by the coding sequence GTGGCCGTGAGCGACGCCGTCGTCACCGCGACCGGCGTCCGGAAGTCCTTCGACGAGGAGGGCGTCCTCGAGAACGTCGATCTCACGGTCGAGGACGGCGAGCTGCTGGTACTGATGGGGCCGAACGGCGTCGGGAAGTCGGTGCTGCTCTCCTGTCTGGCCGGCAGCGACCGCCCCTCGAACGGTTCGGTCTCGGTCCTCGGCGAGCCGGCGACGGCCCGCACGGACACGACGAGTTTCCTCCTGCAGGACGCGCTCTGCCACGAGAAGCTCACCGGCCGGGAGAACGTCGCGTTCTACGACCGGCTCCACCCCGACTTCACCGACGCGTGGCGCGACTACGTCGAGCGGTTCGAAATCGACGACGCCCTCGCAAAGCCCGTCGAGGACTACTCCGGCGGAATGAAACGCAAGCTCGAGCTCTCGATCGCGGCGAGCATCGACGTCCCGATCTACCTCCTCGACGAGCCGACCGCCGCGCTGGACCTCACGACGATCCAGACGGTCCACGAGCTGTTCCGCGAGAAGCGGGCCGCGGGGAAGACGCTCGTCGTCGCCAGCCACCGGCCGATGGACGCCGACGTCGCCGATCGGATCGCCTTCCTCGCCGACGGCGGTATCGCCGCGACCGGCACGCCCGACGAGCTGCTGGCGTCGCTGCCGGCGATCGTCGAGACGGGCACCGCGCACACCGGCGAGCTGACCGACGCGATCGCGGGCGAGCCCTACGCCGTCGCCGGCAACGTCCGCGGATTCCTGCCGGCCCGCGGCGACGTGGACGACCGCGACGGGGCGGCGCTCGTCACCGAGACGGCCGCCGCGGCCGGCATCGAACCGGACGCGCTCGAGGTCGTCGAGCCGACCTACACCGACCTCTTTAACTACTACACGAACGCTGATGCGAACTAA
- a CDS encoding methyltransferase domain-containing protein, protein METIDFDRLTLTPGMRVLDVGCGEGRHVHAAALENVREVVGIDLERSNLTAAREDYEAYIAPETDVPVAFATGDALRLPFEDGAFDVVCCTEVLEHLPDYESALDELRRVCKPGGTLAVSVPREGPERVCWALSDEYHQVEGGHVRIFDREELREAIERRGFRRTDGHFAHALHAPYWWLKCLWWDRDERGEAPLPLRAYDRFLEWDVLESPRPVRLLERALDPLVGKSVVYYFELEGPA, encoded by the coding sequence GTGGAGACGATCGACTTCGACCGGCTCACGCTGACGCCGGGGATGCGCGTCTTAGACGTCGGCTGCGGCGAGGGCCGACACGTCCACGCCGCCGCCCTCGAGAACGTCCGCGAGGTCGTCGGTATCGACCTCGAGCGATCGAATCTGACGGCGGCCCGAGAGGACTACGAGGCGTACATCGCCCCCGAGACGGACGTGCCGGTGGCGTTCGCGACGGGCGACGCGCTCCGACTCCCCTTCGAGGACGGCGCCTTCGACGTCGTCTGCTGTACCGAAGTCTTAGAGCACCTGCCGGACTACGAGTCGGCGCTGGACGAACTCCGGCGCGTCTGCAAGCCGGGGGGCACGCTGGCGGTGAGCGTTCCCCGCGAGGGGCCAGAGCGGGTCTGCTGGGCGCTCTCGGACGAGTACCATCAGGTCGAGGGCGGCCACGTCCGCATCTTCGACCGCGAGGAACTGCGCGAGGCGATCGAGCGGCGCGGCTTCCGGCGCACCGACGGCCACTTCGCCCACGCGCTGCACGCCCCCTACTGGTGGCTGAAGTGTCTCTGGTGGGACCGCGACGAGCGCGGCGAGGCGCCGCTTCCCCTGCGGGCCTACGACCGCTTCCTCGAGTGGGACGTCCTCGAGTCGCCCCGGCCGGTGCGACTGCTCGAGCGGGCGCTCGATCCGCTGGTGGGCAAGAGCGTCGTCTACTACTTCGAACTGGAGGGGCCAGCGTGA
- a CDS encoding prenyltransferase — MSDGSGPRSLADWGLEPAVDYIERVQRADGLIPWYPDGPADPWDHVESAMALSIAGRPDAARRAYRWVGEAQHDDGALWATYGEPEDGDGAHDGDEPRKETHRSAYVAVGASHHFLCTGDREFLEILWPTVRDALEFACDHQAPTGEIYWTVDPDGEVYEDALIAGCASIYKSLACGAGIADVLGRAEVRDRWLEARAALGEAIRSRPDRFDRTWESKSRYAMDWFYPVLCGVVTGDAARERLEAGTERFLEEGLGCRCVADEPWVTVAESCELVLSLAAIGRTERAREIYDWLFRWTDDDGIFWTGYQFEDEAFWPGERPTWTGAAAVLAADALSGLSPAGDLFTDPRPE, encoded by the coding sequence GTGAGCGACGGCTCCGGGCCGCGGTCGCTCGCCGACTGGGGCCTCGAGCCCGCGGTCGACTACATCGAGCGCGTCCAGCGCGCGGACGGCCTGATCCCCTGGTATCCCGACGGCCCCGCCGACCCCTGGGACCACGTCGAGAGCGCGATGGCGCTGTCGATCGCCGGCCGCCCCGACGCCGCCCGCCGCGCCTACCGCTGGGTGGGCGAGGCCCAACACGACGACGGGGCGCTGTGGGCGACCTACGGCGAGCCGGAGGACGGCGACGGTGCCCACGACGGCGACGAACCGCGCAAGGAGACGCATCGGAGCGCCTACGTCGCCGTCGGCGCGTCCCACCACTTCCTGTGTACCGGCGACCGCGAATTTCTCGAGATCCTCTGGCCGACCGTCCGCGACGCCCTCGAGTTCGCCTGCGATCACCAGGCCCCAACGGGCGAGATCTACTGGACCGTCGACCCCGACGGCGAGGTCTACGAGGACGCGCTGATCGCCGGCTGCGCCTCGATCTACAAGAGCCTGGCCTGCGGCGCCGGGATCGCGGACGTTCTCGGCCGCGCCGAGGTCCGCGACCGCTGGCTCGAGGCCCGCGCCGCCCTCGGCGAGGCGATCCGGAGCCGCCCCGACCGGTTCGACCGCACCTGGGAGAGCAAGTCCCGATACGCGATGGACTGGTTCTATCCCGTCCTCTGTGGCGTGGTGACCGGCGACGCGGCGCGCGAGCGCCTCGAGGCCGGGACGGAGCGCTTTCTCGAGGAGGGGCTGGGCTGTCGCTGCGTCGCCGACGAGCCGTGGGTGACCGTCGCCGAGTCCTGCGAACTCGTGCTCTCGCTGGCCGCGATCGGCCGAACGGAGCGCGCTCGAGAGATCTACGACTGGCTCTTCCGATGGACCGACGACGACGGGATCTTCTGGACGGGCTACCAGTTCGAGGACGAGGCGTTCTGGCCCGGCGAGCGGCCGACCTGGACCGGCGCGGCCGCGGTGCTGGCCGCGGACGCCCTTTCGGGGCTGTCCCCCGCGGGGGATCTCTTCACCGACCCGCGGCCGGAGTGA
- a CDS encoding glycosyltransferase family 4 protein: protein MVSDTFRRLLRGSVLTSSASAGGSTATEATAETGPTPGSARLEGEPLDICLLSYRSNPYSGGQGVYVKYLSRALTDLGHSVDVISGKPYPELDDDVGLVKLPGENVVDELDRLGQFEPAYLRDPLAMYEWLSALTGGFPDPYAFGRRVVDYFEERRPEYDVIHDNQSLCYGLRTLHERGHPVVATVHHPITVDRDVALAAADGWGERLLIRRWYRFLRMQREVVRELPHVLTVSESAKRRTVADFGADPDALRVVHNGIDTDLFEPVDREHDRPRVMTTVSADVPLKGARYLLEAFADVRETVDAELVVVGEFDEGGDCDRLISELGIEDAVETHSEISYDRMVELYGTADVAVVPSLYEGFGLPAGEAMACGVPVVATTGGALPEVVGDAGVLVDPGDAAAMADAIRGLLADDDRRRRLGERARDRIVEEFDWERAARETVRTYRTAIEARRNREA from the coding sequence ATGGTCAGTGATACGTTCAGGCGTCTTCTCCGGGGGAGCGTCCTCACCTCGTCCGCGTCGGCAGGGGGGTCGACCGCTACGGAAGCGACAGCGGAGACCGGGCCGACGCCCGGATCGGCGCGACTCGAGGGCGAACCGCTGGATATCTGTCTGTTGAGCTACCGATCGAACCCCTACTCCGGCGGCCAGGGCGTCTACGTGAAGTACCTGAGCCGGGCGCTGACCGACCTCGGCCACTCTGTCGACGTGATTTCGGGGAAGCCCTACCCCGAACTCGACGACGACGTCGGGCTGGTGAAGCTGCCCGGCGAGAACGTCGTCGACGAACTCGACCGACTCGGCCAGTTCGAACCCGCCTACCTCCGCGATCCGCTGGCGATGTACGAGTGGCTGAGCGCGCTCACCGGCGGCTTTCCCGACCCCTACGCCTTCGGCCGCCGCGTGGTCGACTACTTCGAGGAACGGCGACCCGAGTACGACGTGATCCACGACAACCAGTCGCTGTGTTACGGCCTCCGGACGCTGCACGAACGGGGCCACCCCGTCGTGGCGACGGTCCACCACCCGATCACCGTCGACCGCGACGTCGCCCTCGCCGCGGCCGACGGCTGGGGCGAGCGGCTGCTGATCCGCCGCTGGTACCGATTCCTCCGGATGCAACGCGAGGTCGTTCGCGAGCTCCCCCACGTGCTGACCGTCTCCGAATCGGCCAAGCGCCGCACCGTCGCCGACTTCGGCGCCGATCCCGACGCGCTCCGCGTCGTCCACAACGGGATCGACACCGACCTGTTCGAACCCGTCGACCGCGAGCACGACCGCCCGCGCGTGATGACGACCGTCAGCGCCGACGTCCCGCTGAAGGGCGCCCGCTATCTGCTCGAGGCCTTCGCGGACGTTCGCGAGACCGTCGACGCCGAACTCGTCGTCGTCGGCGAGTTCGACGAGGGCGGCGACTGCGACCGGCTGATCTCGGAGTTGGGAATCGAGGACGCCGTCGAGACCCACAGCGAGATCAGCTACGATCGAATGGTCGAACTCTACGGCACCGCCGACGTCGCCGTCGTCCCTTCGCTGTACGAGGGCTTCGGCCTCCCCGCGGGCGAGGCGATGGCCTGTGGCGTCCCCGTCGTCGCCACCACCGGCGGCGCCTTGCCCGAGGTGGTCGGCGACGCCGGCGTCCTCGTCGACCCCGGCGACGCCGCGGCGATGGCCGACGCGATCCGCGGCCTGCTCGCGGACGACGACCGGCGCCGCCGGCTAGGCGAGCGGGCCCGTGATCGAATCGTCGAGGAGTTCGACTGGGAGCGGGCCGCCCGCGAGACCGTCCGCACGTACCGAACCGCGATCGAGGCCCGACGGAACCGGGAGGCCTGA
- a CDS encoding CTP synthetase, with protein sequence MSMDVIVAGPDEDDITAALEEEGATVARLNGVISRPALEEAGIVDADLYVLTDIGQATTIPIVCDLSEDVRTVVYARDTVPEFVKGQLDLAVDPQLMDAAIVADELTG encoded by the coding sequence ATGAGCATGGACGTAATCGTCGCCGGCCCCGACGAGGACGACATCACTGCCGCCCTCGAGGAGGAGGGGGCCACCGTCGCCCGCCTCAACGGCGTCATCTCGCGGCCCGCCCTCGAGGAAGCCGGGATCGTCGACGCCGACCTCTACGTCCTGACCGACATCGGGCAGGCGACGACGATCCCGATCGTCTGTGACCTCTCCGAGGACGTTCGGACGGTCGTCTACGCCCGCGACACGGTGCCGGAGTTCGTCAAGGGCCAGCTCGACCTCGCCGTCGACCCGCAGTTGATGGACGCCGCGATCGTCGCCGACGAACTGACCGGCTAA
- a CDS encoding NUDIX domain-containing protein, with protein sequence MSTPRDELSHENAEQDVIAVDADDNELDLVNRLEAHTGDGIRHRAFTSLVFDGEGNILLAQRAPDKRLWGTYWDGTVASHPVEGQSQEEATRQRLEEELGISPDQYGDLRLTDRFEYKRYFENAGVEHEVCAVLQLTLSDRDLDPNEEEVAGLMWVPYERLHSNPEWYRQLRLCPWFEIAMRRDVQ encoded by the coding sequence ATGAGCACGCCACGGGACGAGCTGTCCCACGAGAACGCCGAACAGGACGTGATCGCCGTCGACGCCGACGACAACGAACTCGACCTCGTCAACCGACTCGAGGCCCACACCGGTGACGGGATTCGCCACCGGGCGTTCACGTCGCTGGTCTTCGACGGCGAGGGGAACATCCTGCTGGCCCAGCGCGCCCCCGACAAGCGTCTCTGGGGGACCTACTGGGACGGAACCGTCGCCTCCCACCCCGTCGAAGGACAGAGCCAGGAGGAGGCGACGCGCCAGCGACTCGAGGAGGAACTGGGGATCTCCCCCGACCAGTACGGCGACCTGCGGCTGACCGACCGCTTCGAGTACAAGCGCTACTTCGAGAACGCGGGCGTCGAACACGAGGTCTGTGCCGTCTTGCAACTGACGCTGTCCGACCGCGACCTCGACCCCAACGAGGAGGAGGTCGCCGGCCTGATGTGGGTTCCCTACGAGCGACTCCACTCGAACCCGGAGTGGTACCGCCAGCTCCGCCTCTGTCCCTGGTTCGAGATCGCGATGCGGCGAGACGTCCAGTAA
- a CDS encoding class I SAM-dependent methyltransferase produces MTATDPLPGRLRDAVYALRTARLGLERRRLDYGRETEERAERLAGVLPASVAELREYEREYEALEWFHETYADRVAEIHDAGVATNTTHWRDGVTLYVVCRALEVETAVETGVLFGSFDAHVLAAMEANGGGTLHSVDLPGGPPGPFEYGHLIPDRCRERWELHRGDARAVLPDLLESVGPVDLFLHDSDHRLPHMRFEYETALSHLEPGGVLASHDVRLSRLFDRFTEENGLQSCVVCDTGIGRQSR; encoded by the coding sequence GTGACGGCGACGGACCCGCTACCCGGTCGCCTGCGGGACGCCGTCTACGCGCTCCGGACGGCACGGCTGGGCCTCGAGCGCCGCCGTCTCGATTACGGTCGCGAGACCGAGGAGCGAGCCGAGCGGTTGGCGGGCGTCCTTCCAGCCTCCGTCGCGGAACTGCGCGAATACGAACGGGAGTACGAGGCCCTCGAGTGGTTCCACGAGACCTACGCCGACCGCGTCGCTGAGATCCACGATGCCGGCGTCGCGACCAACACCACTCACTGGCGCGACGGGGTGACGCTCTACGTCGTCTGTCGTGCCCTCGAGGTCGAGACCGCCGTCGAGACGGGCGTCCTGTTCGGCTCGTTCGACGCGCACGTGCTGGCGGCGATGGAGGCCAACGGCGGCGGGACGCTGCATTCGGTCGACCTCCCCGGCGGGCCGCCCGGCCCCTTCGAGTACGGCCATCTGATTCCGGATCGGTGTCGGGAGCGCTGGGAGCTGCATCGGGGTGACGCGCGGGCGGTCTTGCCGGACCTGCTCGAGAGCGTCGGCCCCGTCGACCTCTTCCTGCACGACTCGGACCACCGGCTACCCCACATGCGCTTCGAGTACGAGACGGCGCTCTCCCACCTCGAGCCAGGCGGGGTGCTGGCGAGTCACGACGTACGGCTCTCGCGACTGTTCGATCGGTTTACCGAGGAAAACGGATTACAGTCGTGCGTGGTCTGCGATACGGGAATCGGGCGGCAATCACGATAG
- a CDS encoding transcriptional regulator yields the protein MELDKLVHQPTRLRIFAHLYATGETSFTELTEELEITEGNLATHIERMEDADCVAVDKEFVDRKPRTSYRLTERGEELFEDHIETLEALIDGLETDDA from the coding sequence ATGGAACTCGACAAACTCGTCCACCAGCCGACCCGCCTTCGCATCTTCGCCCACCTCTACGCCACCGGCGAGACGAGCTTTACGGAACTGACCGAGGAACTGGAAATCACCGAGGGGAACCTCGCCACACACATCGAGCGGATGGAGGACGCCGACTGCGTCGCCGTCGACAAGGAGTTCGTCGACCGCAAGCCGCGGACCAGCTACCGGCTCACCGAGCGCGGCGAGGAGCTCTTCGAGGACCACATCGAGACGCTCGAGGCGCTGATCGACGGCCTCGAGACCGACGACGCGTAG
- a CDS encoding 5-formyltetrahydrofolate cyclo-ligase encodes MGGSDTTETTDGVDKETIRERVWDDLEESGEARFPFPPHGRIPNFAGADDAAGRLAEQPEWADATTIKANPDAPQLPVRRRALREGKTVYMAVPRLADEECFLKLDPDVLEDYDAATTVSGSSKHGERVGPDAVDEIDLIVSGSVAVTGDGGRVGKGEGYSDLEYAILRGLDLVDDSTTVATTVHERQLVDDAVAIGDHDVSMDLVVTPERTLRPESRAQPTGIDWELLDGERLEEIPVLQRLQPS; translated from the coding sequence ATGGGCGGTTCCGATACCACCGAGACCACCGACGGCGTCGACAAGGAGACGATCCGCGAGCGCGTCTGGGACGACCTCGAGGAGAGCGGCGAGGCGCGGTTCCCCTTCCCGCCCCACGGCCGCATCCCGAACTTCGCCGGGGCGGACGACGCCGCCGGCCGCCTCGCAGAGCAGCCCGAGTGGGCGGACGCGACGACGATCAAGGCCAATCCCGACGCGCCACAGCTGCCCGTCCGGCGGCGCGCACTGCGCGAGGGGAAGACCGTCTACATGGCCGTCCCGCGACTCGCCGACGAGGAGTGTTTCCTGAAACTCGACCCCGACGTCCTCGAGGACTACGACGCGGCGACGACGGTTTCGGGCTCGTCGAAACACGGCGAGCGGGTCGGTCCCGACGCGGTCGACGAGATCGATCTGATCGTCTCGGGGAGCGTCGCCGTGACCGGTGACGGCGGTCGAGTCGGCAAAGGAGAGGGGTACAGCGACCTCGAGTACGCGATCCTCCGGGGGCTGGACCTCGTCGACGACTCGACGACGGTCGCGACGACGGTCCACGAACGACAGCTCGTCGACGACGCCGTCGCGATCGGCGACCACGACGTCTCGATGGACCTCGTCGTCACGCCCGAGCGGACGCTCCGCCCAGAGAGCCGCGCCCAGCCGACGGGGATCGACTGGGAACTGCTCGACGGCGAGCGTCTCGAGGAGATTCCGGTCCTGCAGCGGCTGCAGCCGTCGTAG
- the guaA gene encoding glutamine-hydrolyzing GMP synthase, producing MVDTETFVPEAVAEIGDEIGDENAVIALSGGVDSSVAAALAYEAIGDRLTPVYVDTGLMRKGETDQIRETFDYMESLRIVDAKDRFLDALEGVTDPEEKREIIGEQFIREFEREAKDADADYLVQGTIYPDRIESEGGIKSHHNVGGLPEVVDFEGIVEPVRDLYKDEVREVARHLGLDEIVAERMPFPGPGLAVRVIGEVTEEKLEVARHACHVVEEELEEYEPWQALAAVIGKATGVKGDNRVHGWVVSVRSVESRDGMTARAQEIDWDTLQRIQSRITGQNDNVARVVYDVTHKPPATIEYE from the coding sequence ATGGTAGACACCGAGACGTTCGTTCCAGAGGCAGTTGCAGAGATCGGCGACGAAATCGGCGACGAGAACGCGGTCATCGCGCTCTCCGGCGGGGTCGACTCGTCGGTCGCCGCGGCGCTGGCCTACGAGGCGATCGGCGACCGACTGACGCCCGTCTACGTCGACACCGGCCTGATGCGCAAGGGCGAGACCGACCAGATCCGCGAGACCTTCGACTACATGGAGTCGCTGCGGATCGTCGACGCCAAGGATCGGTTCCTCGACGCCCTGGAGGGCGTGACCGACCCCGAGGAGAAGCGCGAGATCATCGGCGAGCAGTTCATCCGCGAGTTCGAGCGCGAGGCGAAAGACGCCGACGCGGACTACCTCGTCCAGGGGACGATCTACCCCGACCGCATCGAGAGCGAGGGCGGGATCAAGTCCCATCACAACGTCGGCGGTCTGCCGGAGGTCGTCGACTTCGAAGGGATCGTCGAACCCGTCCGCGACCTCTACAAGGACGAGGTCCGCGAGGTCGCGCGCCACCTCGGTCTGGACGAGATCGTCGCCGAGCGGATGCCGTTCCCCGGCCCCGGCCTGGCGGTGCGAGTGATCGGCGAGGTCACCGAGGAGAAACTCGAGGTCGCCCGCCACGCCTGCCACGTCGTCGAGGAGGAACTCGAGGAGTACGAGCCGTGGCAAGCGCTCGCGGCCGTGATCGGCAAGGCGACGGGCGTGAAAGGCGACAACCGCGTTCACGGCTGGGTCGTCTCCGTTCGCTCGGTCGAGTCCCGCGACGGGATGACCGCCCGCGCACAGGAGATCGACTGGGACACCCTCCAGCGCATTCAGTCGCGAATCACCGGCCAGAACGACAACGTCGCCCGCGTCGTCTACGACGTGACTCACAAACCCCCGGCAACGATCGAGTACGAATGA